One Pseudochaenichthys georgianus chromosome 4, fPseGeo1.2, whole genome shotgun sequence DNA window includes the following coding sequences:
- the fcho1 gene encoding f-BAR domain only protein 1 isoform X2 — translation MKHGQLATKELAEFVREGTAIEETYSKSMSKLAKMAGNGSPLGTFAPMWDVFRVSSDKLALCHLELMKKMNDLIRDINKYGDEQVKIHRKTKEEMVGTVEAVQALQVQSGHLQKSKEGYHAKCLELDRLRKEGAPQKDQEKAELKSKKAAESFGLCIEKYNRVGGEFEQKMSESSQKFQEIEEAHLRQMKQLIKAYSHSIEDTHVQVGQVHEEFKQNVENIGIDNLIQKCAEQKGTGKDRPALVGFEEYITALPPEGAKKSRAKAFRIPGLGKRDKEPDSTDSAVPETPNSPLEVDDEGFVIRADSTHNGCSEDKENNFYSSDSDFDDEEPKKFHIQIRPVTSSGRSNSAATEKELKATVGSLTLPPNRGARQQVTVKRQLSRNSSTAGLRSEEGEGASHRDGEQEGLRKSTSSPDRSRLSSTPLSSDSLFGPPLDSAFKSKSFDGRDQLREQSAFGASEYAAFSSDSSSPENVEDSGLDSPSHQPLGPSPEPVGWAAWPPVSQSKEPAQTLERPADPFLSAFRDPSPGRSPHPQDAPASAWSVASSRPSRAPRDKDPSSIRFPAFPQTLSLPEVELSVWNCKHIPAEDPFLAAFERSVTQETVSLSDALSRPPPRPAQEGRGLEGRGVELRGDSFSIADTKTLPAPSSSSSSSSNRKNRDRKRDQSPPPPVTSDDPFAITMIGSPTHQSTLAAAEAGLIPPHSSRGGAGGGSTNSNRLVLNVNTSSLPAAQPKKELMHWNSVHNPFGESVSGGLSGSKTLEAGGERRKHRSSDSEPRRNAPPLTRHSGPQEDLCFSTDKDQDCLDLNTQITCSIIPHKGSKLNFRQDSEGVSAAPPRAARAKRTSGRLSGCERSRSLCSSPLPEPSPSLTSSSSSSSSSPSEWGPQARDMDWGSQNRAPSPARVGQASPLPFQHQDLPQRQLHLSRGPSPISLSTQEAWPVAAAITEYINAYFKGGQHNRCLVKITGDLTMSFPAGITRIFSANPNVPVLSFRLVNISRIDHFLPNQKLLYSDPSQSDPDTRDFWFNMQALQLYLQREAELNPQASYYNVGLLKYQVSSQDPGRAPLLLSAECQRSGTVTRVSLDYHCCPATAPSTQLAAVQVLLPLDHTATDLQCQPPASWNAEERRLLWKLPNLSPTNHSKGSGTLCASWQCLEAPRGPPPSLAVQFVGSGASLAGLDVELVGSRYRMSLVKKRFATGKYLAGCSL, via the exons GACTTTTGCTCCCATGTGGGATGTGTTCAGGGTCTCTTCAGACAAGTTGGCCCTCTGCCACCTCGAgctgatgaagaagatgaaTGATCTCATCCGGGACATCAACAAATACGGAGATGAGCAGGTCAAAATTCACCGCAAG ACAAAGGAGGAGATGGTGGGGACAGTGGAGGCGGTGCAGGCGCTGCAGGTTCAGAGCGGCCACCTTCAGAAATCAAAGGAGGGTTACCACGCCAAGTGTTTGGAGCTGGACCGGCTCAGGAAGGAGGGAGCTCCACAGAAAGATCAGGAGAAA GCGGAGCTGAAGTCTAAGAAAGCAGCGGAGTCATTCGGGCTGTGCATCGAAAAGTACAATCGCGTGGGAGGAGAGTTTGAGCAGAAGATGAGCGAGTCTTCGCAG aaGTTTCAGGAAATCGAGGAGGCCCACCTGCGACAGATGAAACAGCTGATCAAAGCTTACTCTCACTCCATAGAAGACACCCATGTTCAAGTGGGACAG GTCCATGAGGAGTTCAAGCAGAATGTGGAAAACATTGGCATTGATAACCTTATCCAGAAATGTGCGGAGCAGAAGGGCACGGGCAAAGACAGGCCAG CTCTGGTTGGTTTTGAGGAGTACATAACAGCTTTGCCCCCAGAAGGTGCGAAGAAGAGTCGAGCAAAAGCTTTCAGGATCCCCGGCCTCGGCAAGAGGGACAAGGAGCCAGACTCCAC tGACTCCGCAGTGCCAGAGACACCA AATTCACCCCTGGAAGTAGACGACGAGGGATTTGTCATCCGAGCTGACAGCACACACAATG GCTGCTCTGAGGACAAGGAGAACAACTTTTACTCCAGTGACTCAGACTTCGATGACGAGGAACCCAAAAAGTTCCACATCCAGATCAGACCGGTCACCAGCAGCGGTCGCAGTAACTCCGCTGCCACGGAGAAAGAGCTGAAGGCCACCGTGGGCTCGCTCACCCTGCCGCCCAACAGAGGCGCCCGGCAGCAG GTGACAGTGAAGCGTCAACTCTCCA GAAACTCAAGTACTGCAGGACTTCGCTCAGAAGAGGGCGAAGGTGCCTCCCACAGGG ATGGAGAGCAGGAAGGCCTCCGCAAGTCCACCTCCAGTCCGGATCGCAGCAG GTTGAGTTCTACACCGCTGAGTTCAGACAGTCTGTTCGGACCGCCGCTGGACTCTGCCTTCAAGTCCAAAAGCTTTGATGGTCGGGATCAACTCAGAGAGCAGAGCGCCTTCGGTGCCTCTGAAT ACGCTGCCTTCTCCTCCGACTCCTCCTCTCCAGAGAACGTTGAAGACTCCGGCCTGGACTCGCCTTCCCATCAGCCTCTTGGGCCCTCCCCAGAGCCGGTGGGCTGGGCGGCTTGGCCTCCTGTGTCCCAGAGTAAAGAGCCGGCTCAAACCCTGGAGCGACCTGCGGACCCTTTCCTCTCTGCGTTCCGGGACCCCTCCCCAGGTCGCAGTCCTCACCCTCAGGACGCCCCTGCCAGCGCCTGGTCCGTCGCCTCGTCTCGTCCCTCTCGGGCCCCCCGAGACAAGGACCCCTCCTCCATTCGGTTCCCTGCGTTCCCCCAGACCCTCTCCCTGCCTGAGGTGGAGTTGTCTGTGTGGAACTGTAAACACATCCCCGCCGAGGACCCTTTCCTCGCTGCGTTTGAGAGGAGCGTCACCCAGGAGACTGTGAGCCTGTCTGACGCATTGTCGCGCCCACCACCCCGCCCAGCGCAGGAGGGGAGGGGGCTGGAAGGGAGGGGGGTGGAGCTGCGAGGGGACTCATTCTCAATCGCCGACACCAAGACACTCCCtgccccttcctcctcctcttcatcctcctccaatCGTAAAAACAGAGACAGGAAACGGGACCAGAGCCCCCCGCCTCCCGTTACTTCTGATGACCCCTTTGCCATCACGATGATTGGCAGCCCGACGCACCAATCAACGCTGGCTGCTGCAGAGGCCGGGCTGATCCCTCCACACAGCAGCAGGGGGGGGGCTGGGGGGGGCTCCACCAACAGCAACAGGCTGGTACTCAATGTTAATACAAGTTCTCTGCCTGCGGCTCAGCCCAAGAAAGAGCTGATGCACTGGAACTCTGTCCACAACCCGTTCGGTGAGAGTGTCTCTGGAGGGCTGAGCGGCTCCAAAACACTGGAggcaggaggagagaggaggaaacaTCGATCATCAGACAGCGAGCCACGCAGGAACGCCCCCCCACTTACCAGGCACTCAGGACCACAGGAGGATCTGTGTTTCTCCACAGACAAAGATCAGGACTGCCTGGATCTGAACACTCAGATAACGTGCAGTATCATTCCACACAAGG ggtCCAAGCTGAACTTCCGACAGGACAGTGAAGGGGTCTCAGCGGCCCCTCCTCGAGCGGCCCGGGCCAAGAGGACTTCAGGCCGGCTCAGCGGCTGTGAGAGA TCGCGGTCTCTGTGCTCCTCCCCCCTGCCGGAGCCCAGCCCCTccctcacctcctcctcctcctcctcctcctccagcccCAGTGAGTGGGGCCCTCAGGCCAGGGACATGGACTGGGGGAGTCAGAACCGAGCGCCCAGTCCTGCTCGGGTGGGACAGGCCTCCCCCCTGCCCTTCCAGCACCAGGACCTCCCTCAGAGACAGT TGCACCTGTCCCGAGGGCCCAGTCCCATTTCCCTCAGCACACAGGAGGCCTGGCCGGTGGCAGCAGCCATCACAGAATATATCAATGCCTACTTCAAAGGTGGACAGCACAACCG CTGTCTGGTGAAGATCACAGGCGACCTGACGATGTCTTTCCCTGCTGGCATTACCAGGATTTTCTCTGCCAACCCCAACGTTCCTGTTCTCAGCTTCAGACTGGTCAACATCTCCAGGATCGATCACTTCCTGCCGAACCAGAAGCTGCTGTACAG CGATCCGTCCCAGAGTGACCCGGACACCCGAGACTTCTGGTTCAACATGCAGGCTCTGCAGCTGTACCTGCAGAGAGAGGCCGAGCTCAACCCGCAGGCCTCGTACTACAACGTCGGCCTGCTCAAGTATCAG gtgtCGTCCCAGGACCCGGGCCGGGCCCCCCTCCTGCTCTCTGCAGAGTGTCAGCGCAGCGGCACGGTGACCCGGGTCTCCCTGGACTACCACTGCTGCCCCGCCACGGCCCCCTCCACCCAGCTGGCTGCGGTCCAGGTGCTGCTCCCGCTAGACCACACCGCCACGGACCTGCAGTGCCAGCCCCCCGCCTCCTG GAACGCTGAGGAACGACGGCTGCTGTGGAAACTCCCCAACCTCTCCCCGACCAATCACAGCAAAG GCTCAGGGACCCTGTGTGCCAGCTGGCAGTGCCTGGAGGCCCCCCGCGGCCCCCCACCCAGCCTGGCTGTTCAGTTTGTGGGCTCCGGGGCCTCGCTGGCAGGCCTGGACGTGGAGCTGGTGGGCAGCCGCTACCGCATGTCGCTGGTCAAGAAGAGATTCGCCACAG GGAAGTACCTGGCCGGCTGCTCCTTGTGA
- the fcho1 gene encoding f-BAR domain only protein 1 isoform X1, which translates to MALFKNNFWGEKNAGFDVLYHNMKHGQLATKELAEFVREGTAIEETYSKSMSKLAKMAGNGSPLGTFAPMWDVFRVSSDKLALCHLELMKKMNDLIRDINKYGDEQVKIHRKTKEEMVGTVEAVQALQVQSGHLQKSKEGYHAKCLELDRLRKEGAPQKDQEKAELKSKKAAESFGLCIEKYNRVGGEFEQKMSESSQKFQEIEEAHLRQMKQLIKAYSHSIEDTHVQVGQVHEEFKQNVENIGIDNLIQKCAEQKGTGKDRPALVGFEEYITALPPEGAKKSRAKAFRIPGLGKRDKEPDSTDSAVPETPNSPLEVDDEGFVIRADSTHNGCSEDKENNFYSSDSDFDDEEPKKFHIQIRPVTSSGRSNSAATEKELKATVGSLTLPPNRGARQQVTVKRQLSRNSSTAGLRSEEGEGASHRDGEQEGLRKSTSSPDRSRLSSTPLSSDSLFGPPLDSAFKSKSFDGRDQLREQSAFGASEYAAFSSDSSSPENVEDSGLDSPSHQPLGPSPEPVGWAAWPPVSQSKEPAQTLERPADPFLSAFRDPSPGRSPHPQDAPASAWSVASSRPSRAPRDKDPSSIRFPAFPQTLSLPEVELSVWNCKHIPAEDPFLAAFERSVTQETVSLSDALSRPPPRPAQEGRGLEGRGVELRGDSFSIADTKTLPAPSSSSSSSSNRKNRDRKRDQSPPPPVTSDDPFAITMIGSPTHQSTLAAAEAGLIPPHSSRGGAGGGSTNSNRLVLNVNTSSLPAAQPKKELMHWNSVHNPFGESVSGGLSGSKTLEAGGERRKHRSSDSEPRRNAPPLTRHSGPQEDLCFSTDKDQDCLDLNTQITCSIIPHKGSKLNFRQDSEGVSAAPPRAARAKRTSGRLSGCERSRSLCSSPLPEPSPSLTSSSSSSSSSPSEWGPQARDMDWGSQNRAPSPARVGQASPLPFQHQDLPQRQLHLSRGPSPISLSTQEAWPVAAAITEYINAYFKGGQHNRCLVKITGDLTMSFPAGITRIFSANPNVPVLSFRLVNISRIDHFLPNQKLLYSDPSQSDPDTRDFWFNMQALQLYLQREAELNPQASYYNVGLLKYQVSSQDPGRAPLLLSAECQRSGTVTRVSLDYHCCPATAPSTQLAAVQVLLPLDHTATDLQCQPPASWNAEERRLLWKLPNLSPTNHSKGSGTLCASWQCLEAPRGPPPSLAVQFVGSGASLAGLDVELVGSRYRMSLVKKRFATGKYLAGCSL; encoded by the exons GACTTTTGCTCCCATGTGGGATGTGTTCAGGGTCTCTTCAGACAAGTTGGCCCTCTGCCACCTCGAgctgatgaagaagatgaaTGATCTCATCCGGGACATCAACAAATACGGAGATGAGCAGGTCAAAATTCACCGCAAG ACAAAGGAGGAGATGGTGGGGACAGTGGAGGCGGTGCAGGCGCTGCAGGTTCAGAGCGGCCACCTTCAGAAATCAAAGGAGGGTTACCACGCCAAGTGTTTGGAGCTGGACCGGCTCAGGAAGGAGGGAGCTCCACAGAAAGATCAGGAGAAA GCGGAGCTGAAGTCTAAGAAAGCAGCGGAGTCATTCGGGCTGTGCATCGAAAAGTACAATCGCGTGGGAGGAGAGTTTGAGCAGAAGATGAGCGAGTCTTCGCAG aaGTTTCAGGAAATCGAGGAGGCCCACCTGCGACAGATGAAACAGCTGATCAAAGCTTACTCTCACTCCATAGAAGACACCCATGTTCAAGTGGGACAG GTCCATGAGGAGTTCAAGCAGAATGTGGAAAACATTGGCATTGATAACCTTATCCAGAAATGTGCGGAGCAGAAGGGCACGGGCAAAGACAGGCCAG CTCTGGTTGGTTTTGAGGAGTACATAACAGCTTTGCCCCCAGAAGGTGCGAAGAAGAGTCGAGCAAAAGCTTTCAGGATCCCCGGCCTCGGCAAGAGGGACAAGGAGCCAGACTCCAC tGACTCCGCAGTGCCAGAGACACCA AATTCACCCCTGGAAGTAGACGACGAGGGATTTGTCATCCGAGCTGACAGCACACACAATG GCTGCTCTGAGGACAAGGAGAACAACTTTTACTCCAGTGACTCAGACTTCGATGACGAGGAACCCAAAAAGTTCCACATCCAGATCAGACCGGTCACCAGCAGCGGTCGCAGTAACTCCGCTGCCACGGAGAAAGAGCTGAAGGCCACCGTGGGCTCGCTCACCCTGCCGCCCAACAGAGGCGCCCGGCAGCAG GTGACAGTGAAGCGTCAACTCTCCA GAAACTCAAGTACTGCAGGACTTCGCTCAGAAGAGGGCGAAGGTGCCTCCCACAGGG ATGGAGAGCAGGAAGGCCTCCGCAAGTCCACCTCCAGTCCGGATCGCAGCAG GTTGAGTTCTACACCGCTGAGTTCAGACAGTCTGTTCGGACCGCCGCTGGACTCTGCCTTCAAGTCCAAAAGCTTTGATGGTCGGGATCAACTCAGAGAGCAGAGCGCCTTCGGTGCCTCTGAAT ACGCTGCCTTCTCCTCCGACTCCTCCTCTCCAGAGAACGTTGAAGACTCCGGCCTGGACTCGCCTTCCCATCAGCCTCTTGGGCCCTCCCCAGAGCCGGTGGGCTGGGCGGCTTGGCCTCCTGTGTCCCAGAGTAAAGAGCCGGCTCAAACCCTGGAGCGACCTGCGGACCCTTTCCTCTCTGCGTTCCGGGACCCCTCCCCAGGTCGCAGTCCTCACCCTCAGGACGCCCCTGCCAGCGCCTGGTCCGTCGCCTCGTCTCGTCCCTCTCGGGCCCCCCGAGACAAGGACCCCTCCTCCATTCGGTTCCCTGCGTTCCCCCAGACCCTCTCCCTGCCTGAGGTGGAGTTGTCTGTGTGGAACTGTAAACACATCCCCGCCGAGGACCCTTTCCTCGCTGCGTTTGAGAGGAGCGTCACCCAGGAGACTGTGAGCCTGTCTGACGCATTGTCGCGCCCACCACCCCGCCCAGCGCAGGAGGGGAGGGGGCTGGAAGGGAGGGGGGTGGAGCTGCGAGGGGACTCATTCTCAATCGCCGACACCAAGACACTCCCtgccccttcctcctcctcttcatcctcctccaatCGTAAAAACAGAGACAGGAAACGGGACCAGAGCCCCCCGCCTCCCGTTACTTCTGATGACCCCTTTGCCATCACGATGATTGGCAGCCCGACGCACCAATCAACGCTGGCTGCTGCAGAGGCCGGGCTGATCCCTCCACACAGCAGCAGGGGGGGGGCTGGGGGGGGCTCCACCAACAGCAACAGGCTGGTACTCAATGTTAATACAAGTTCTCTGCCTGCGGCTCAGCCCAAGAAAGAGCTGATGCACTGGAACTCTGTCCACAACCCGTTCGGTGAGAGTGTCTCTGGAGGGCTGAGCGGCTCCAAAACACTGGAggcaggaggagagaggaggaaacaTCGATCATCAGACAGCGAGCCACGCAGGAACGCCCCCCCACTTACCAGGCACTCAGGACCACAGGAGGATCTGTGTTTCTCCACAGACAAAGATCAGGACTGCCTGGATCTGAACACTCAGATAACGTGCAGTATCATTCCACACAAGG ggtCCAAGCTGAACTTCCGACAGGACAGTGAAGGGGTCTCAGCGGCCCCTCCTCGAGCGGCCCGGGCCAAGAGGACTTCAGGCCGGCTCAGCGGCTGTGAGAGA TCGCGGTCTCTGTGCTCCTCCCCCCTGCCGGAGCCCAGCCCCTccctcacctcctcctcctcctcctcctcctccagcccCAGTGAGTGGGGCCCTCAGGCCAGGGACATGGACTGGGGGAGTCAGAACCGAGCGCCCAGTCCTGCTCGGGTGGGACAGGCCTCCCCCCTGCCCTTCCAGCACCAGGACCTCCCTCAGAGACAGT TGCACCTGTCCCGAGGGCCCAGTCCCATTTCCCTCAGCACACAGGAGGCCTGGCCGGTGGCAGCAGCCATCACAGAATATATCAATGCCTACTTCAAAGGTGGACAGCACAACCG CTGTCTGGTGAAGATCACAGGCGACCTGACGATGTCTTTCCCTGCTGGCATTACCAGGATTTTCTCTGCCAACCCCAACGTTCCTGTTCTCAGCTTCAGACTGGTCAACATCTCCAGGATCGATCACTTCCTGCCGAACCAGAAGCTGCTGTACAG CGATCCGTCCCAGAGTGACCCGGACACCCGAGACTTCTGGTTCAACATGCAGGCTCTGCAGCTGTACCTGCAGAGAGAGGCCGAGCTCAACCCGCAGGCCTCGTACTACAACGTCGGCCTGCTCAAGTATCAG gtgtCGTCCCAGGACCCGGGCCGGGCCCCCCTCCTGCTCTCTGCAGAGTGTCAGCGCAGCGGCACGGTGACCCGGGTCTCCCTGGACTACCACTGCTGCCCCGCCACGGCCCCCTCCACCCAGCTGGCTGCGGTCCAGGTGCTGCTCCCGCTAGACCACACCGCCACGGACCTGCAGTGCCAGCCCCCCGCCTCCTG GAACGCTGAGGAACGACGGCTGCTGTGGAAACTCCCCAACCTCTCCCCGACCAATCACAGCAAAG GCTCAGGGACCCTGTGTGCCAGCTGGCAGTGCCTGGAGGCCCCCCGCGGCCCCCCACCCAGCCTGGCTGTTCAGTTTGTGGGCTCCGGGGCCTCGCTGGCAGGCCTGGACGTGGAGCTGGTGGGCAGCCGCTACCGCATGTCGCTGGTCAAGAAGAGATTCGCCACAG GGAAGTACCTGGCCGGCTGCTCCTTGTGA